The Apium graveolens cultivar Ventura chromosome 3, ASM990537v1, whole genome shotgun sequence sequence AATTATAAGGGAACTAAAATTTGTTGTATTAGGTGGACCTTAAATGTACTTTTTTTAATGATATACATACTTGGTTATTATATTTCTAAACACAATCCAGCACCCTAGATCTTATAAAATTTGTGTTGTGTGTATATCTTCTAAGACTTGTCCAAGAGGAGGATATTTTTTTATCAACACTATTCTCTCAAAAATCTACTGCCAATTTCATCTTTCATTAGAAATTTTTGCTCAGATCCAGGTCTGCATATCAGTCCATTGAAGGACCTAAAAATGTAAGGAAAAATATACTGAACAGACATAAAGACTATAGATCTTAATCCTCTACAATCTATGTACATGCAAAAACACATAATTCAACTCTTCGTTGCATACCACATGATTAAAGAAACGATTGTAAATGGCTCCGAGATAAAACagaataaactaaaataaaaaaacaaCAAAAAATTTAAATACACAAACACATCAAAGTTTGAGAATGAGTCTTACAATGGGACAAAGGGGGAGTAATTTTAACAATGTTGCTATTCGTCTCATCGACCGCAAACAACTCTCCATCTTGCGAAACACGAATTGAGTAGGGAATGACTCCCAACTCATTCCCTTCGACTACAGTTTCCACTAAGTACCCATCTTCAAATTGAAGAACATCCTCATCTACACATACACATAAAATGCCAAAACAATCAATAAAAATACCCATCTATAATGTTaacacagacacacacacacacattaatAGCAACATAAATTAAATGTATAACCTGATTGGGGGTTTTTGGATGAAGACCTGGCAGTAGTCCATTTGAGAAGAGATGACAAGTGCTTTATCACAGGGGCTAAAAAAACCACAAAACAACAAATGTACAAGGTAAATTTGTATAAAAACCAAAAGAAGCAAATCAAGAATCCAAAACACACAggggagtgagagagagagagagagagaagagaggagagggagagagagaaaaggagggagggggagagatagatagatagagagagagagagagagaggatgtTTACCAGCAGGAGGAGCAGCATGAGCTTGAAAGAGGAGAGAATAAGTAGTGAGAACAAGGGTGAGAAAAGTGAAATAAAAAAGAGATTTTTTCATAGCTTTGTGGTGTCCAAAAGTTGAAGATATACTTGATACAGAGAAAATGTAGAGGAAATGAAACCACAGAGATTGAACTCAACTGGGGTTAATTTGTTTGGGTTGTACTTTAAGGAGGTTTGGACTTGGCATCCAGTAGCAGTTACAGTAAGCAAACAGCAGCTACTAGCAAACAAACACTACTAATGTGATGTTGCTGTTGGGTTAAGtacacacactcacacacacactctctctctttttttaGTTCTTTCTCTCTGCTCTCCTTAAAGGCTCATCTTTCGAGGAGTAAAGGAATAGAAAAATAAATTTAGCAAATGCAAAAGTGAAAAGTGCTTCTTTTACCATATTTACAAATTCGCTTGACTTTTTTTCAGTTATGACATTTGATTTTTCTACTTATTTTTAACTGGTTTGGTTTCATAATTTTGAAAAAAGTTCAGCTGACtaatttcttttattattttagatGTTGATTAatgtttaaataattttattagattatttatttaataataaattagaTATTGTCCATGGTTGGGATTGGTAGGATAAAGAAAATGGGCCTAAAGAAAATAAAGCCCAATCCAAATGAAAAACACCTATTCATCCTCGGCCCAGGTCCAAAACCACAATATTTTACTTGCTACTTTCTGCTCACTCAACTTGAAAATCAAAACCCCTCAATTCTTTCGATGCTTAATTCGAACCCCACTTCAAATTTACAATTTTAATCGCTCCCTCACTCTAAAGTTTCAATCTTTTCTCCTTCTTGATAAAGTTTCATAATAAAGATTCATTCTTTATTCCAGTGTAATTTcaaggtatgtgtgtgtgtgtgtgtgtgtttgtgaaatgaattgTATCTATTTTGGTGAAATCTTGGCAACCCATTTAAGCTTGAGGAGTATTATAGAAATATTTTTTATGGGGTGGGTTTTTAATGTTGTGTTTATTGATTTGTTTGTGTACTAAAGTAAAGTTGCTTATATATGTTTTTTTGTTGTGTTTATAGCATAATTCTTTAGATTCAGTTATTTCGATTTTGTGAACTTTATGTTTGATGTTACTGTCTGATATTTACATTTGTATCTTTAATTGGATGTGTGAGTAGTTAAGTTATATGTATTCAAGTAGTGTGTGTAGTTGTATGCAGATATGCCATGTTTGTGCTGAGGTTGAATTAGTACTTGATTAGGGTTTAGTAGAGGATGTTATGTTTTCGAATGCGGTTTAAGGTTAGGATAGAATGAGACTTTGTATCCATTACCGAGTAGTTATATATCTTTATATAAAGTTTGGGAGGTTTGATTATGGTTCGATGATTGGATTAGTTGTAGAATGTGTGTTTAGGGTTTGATATTTGTGGATTTTACGTTTTATCGTATGAGTGTTCATGTTGATTCTCTTTGTCAGCTTCCACGTTCATTTGTCTCTACTGACCAATCTGCgtaattttttatgttttttggGCAGAAGTGACGGGCGGAGAAGCTGGACAAGAGAGATCACGTGAACATGAGTATGCGAGTGGGAGAGAAGGATGTGATTGGGAATAGTGGTAAGAAGAGTAAGAGAAGTAAGAAGATAGAGACGGTTGGGGTGGAAGAGAGGAGTGATCGTATGGGTGGAGAGGAAGATGGACTTGGAGAGGTTGGGAAGAAGAGGAAGAAAAGTAAGAAGAAAGAGATGGATGGGGTGGAAGAGATGAGTGCTTGTTTGGATTTAGACGTGGAGCTCCTAAAGAACTTGGAACCTAGAGTAGGAAAGAAGAAAAGGAGAAATAAGGGTAATGACATGGTTGCTGGCGAGGAATCTTTTAATGGTGAGAGTTTTGGACAGTTTGATATAGCTAATCAATTGGAAAAAGTTGagaagaagagaaagaagaaTAAGGAAAACAACATGGTTGCTGGTGAGGAATTTGTTAGTGGTAAGAGTTTTTGGAAGTTTGATACGGATAATCAATTGGAAAAGGTTAATAATAAGAAGAAAAAGGACAAGAAATTGTTAGTATCTAGTGAGGAGGTAACTGATAGTTTGGATGCAGCGACTACTGAAGAGGCAAGTAGCTTAAGTTTGAATAAGGGAGAGAAGAAATTGAAATGTAAGATTGAGCACGAGGTACCCATAAATTCTTTGCTGAATGATACTCAAGATGAAGATAGTATAGTTGAAAAACGGAAGAAGATAAAAACAAAGAGGAAAAGATTTGAGAGCGGTGAGAATCCAGATGCTTTAAATGAGAAGATCGTAACTGAAGCTAGAGAGAGAAACAATGTTGTAGGGAATGTGGagaagaagaaaaggaagaagaggAAAAGGGCGgtggaagaagaaaatgataGTGACAAGGGAAAAGAGAATACAGCAGGGGGAGAAGATGTTGAAAATTCTTTAGTTGACAGCGTTATTGCTAGAGAGAAGGTTAAGATGAAGGAAGAAGAGGAAATAATAGATATGGATGGGCATTCAAATAAGGCACAAGATAATGAATCCACGAATCTCTCGAAAAAGAAGGAGAAGACAAAGTTGGTAGGAAATGAtccaaaaatttctaaatcaaaagaaaagaaaaaagttAGGTTTTCTGAGCATCTCGAGGTTTTTTATTTACCTGATATAGTGGAATCTGATAATGAAGAGAATGAAAAAGGGCGCCTAGTCCGAGGTAAGAGATTCACACCGGAAGAAGATGATATTGTGAAAGCAGCTGTGGAAAAGTATATAGAGTCACATTGTTTAGGTAAAAAAGGTTTGGAAATGGTCATGAACTGTAAATCTCACAGACAAGTAAAAAACTGTTGGAAAGAAATAGGAGCTGTGTTACCCCATAGGCCTACTCAAGCTGTATATTACCGTGCTCATATATTGTTTGAGGCAGGTGAGAGGCTTGAATGGACCGAAGAGGAACGAAAAATGCTTCTGGAACATAATGAAAAACATGGAAACAACTGGAAGCTTCTGGCTGAAGAATTTAAGAGACATAGATTTCACGTGAAGGATACATTTCGTAGAATAAAATTGAAACGAAATATAGGACATTGGTCCCAAGAAGAATACCAGAACTTGTTTGATCATGTGAATGTTGATCTGCGAGCCAAGGCTAAGGAAGAGAAGAAATCAAAGCATGGAATGTTACGAGATAATATATGTTGGACTGCAATCAGTGACAGATTGTCAACTAGAAGTGACTCAACTTGCTGTGCAAAATGGTACAAACAATTAACATCTTCTATGGTTGTTCAGGGTATATGGGCTGATTCTGATGATTACCGTCTGCTTGATGCACTTTTCAACTTGGATGCTTGCTGCATAGAAGATGTGGATTGGGATAAACTGATTGATCAAAGGTCCGGTTTTGTATGTAGGAAGCGGTGGGATCAAATGGTGCTTCACATAGGCTCTCACGGGGTCAAGTCTTTTGCTGAGCAAGTTGAAATTCTGGCAAAGCGTTACCGTCCGGAACTAATAGAAGCACGGGAGGCTTGGGACAGCAAACCGTTGGTCCCATGACCTAGCAGATATACTATGTATTAGAGAAAATCTTTGAAGGCTATGAGCTAGCACACACCATAGTTCTATCTGGTGTATGCATACCGCTATTTATGTTTAGGTATTGTCGGAGTTGTTATGGAGATTCGTCTAAATTAATGCATGATTGTGGAGATTACGAGTCAGGATGGCAATTGGAAAAAGAGAGGGATGAGAGAGAATTTTGCCTCTGGAACAGCTTGGTTTGGAGTAAATTTCGTGTTTGTAGAATTTGATGTAATCATCCGAGTAGTTGAAAAGATTGCAGCAGTCtgttattatatatatgtttatatatgttATGTTCAAATTGATTGATCTCTCAATATAATGCATCcatttaaaatatttaatcaaTCCACTATGGTGATAAAGGGGCCTTTTTTCTACCTTTAGTGCCAATTCATTTTTGTGCACATCATTTGTTGTTATGTTGTAGCCTTACTATTCTCTCCAATTTAAAATATAACCTAATTTTCAAGATATCTGTACTCTTTTAGAAGCTGTTGCAAGGATTTCCATCCATCACCCACGCCTTTAATATAATCGCAGATGCTGCGATCCACGACAACCTGAGTGAGTACATATTTACTCTTAATACTCTTAAGTACATATCTGTTATCTGTTGTTAAATTATGGACATCATTGAATCTTGCAAGTGCATTGATATAGTAAAAAGAACGAAAGAATGAAAAGAGCAaaaataatatgtaa is a genomic window containing:
- the LOC141711741 gene encoding uncharacterized protein LOC141711741 isoform X1, whose amino-acid sequence is MSMRVGEKDVIGNSGKKSKRSKKIETVGVEERSDRMGGEEDGLGEVGKKRKKSKKKEMDGVEEMSACLDLDVELLKNLEPRVGKKKRRNKGNDMVAGEESFNGESFGQFDIANQLEKVEKKRKKNKENNMVAGEEFVSGKSFWKFDTDNQLEKVNNKKKKDKKLLVSSEEVTDSLDAATTEEASSLSLNKGEKKLKCKIEHEVPINSLLNDTQDEDSIVEKRKKIKTKRKRFESGENPDALNEKIVTEARERNNVVGNVEKKKRKKRKRAVEEENDSDKGKENTAGGEDVENSLVDSVIAREKVKMKEEEEIIDMDGHSNKAQDNESTNLSKKKEKTKLVGNDPKISKSKEKKKVRFSEHLEVFYLPDIVESDNEENEKGRLVRGKRFTPEEDDIVKAAVEKYIESHCLGKKGLEMVMNCKSHRQVKNCWKEIGAVLPHRPTQAVYYRAHILFEAGERLEWTEEERKMLLEHNEKHGNNWKLLAEEFKRHRFHVKDTFRRIKLKRNIGHWSQEEYQNLFDHVNVDLRAKAKEEKKSKHGMLRDNICWTAISDRLSTRSDSTCCAKWYKQLTSSMVVQGIWADSDDYRLLDALFNLDACCIEDVDWDKLIDQRSGFVCRKRWDQMVLHIGSHGVKSFAEQVEILAKRYRPELIEAREAWDSKPLVP